From one Deinococcus sp. YIM 134068 genomic stretch:
- a CDS encoding MBL fold metallo-hydrolase — protein MRHTRHGPHLHQLTRLGLVNVYLVTEDDGLTLVDAAIPGCASAILKEAQALGQPIRRVVLTHAHVDHIGSLDALHAALPDVPVLLLTREVRVLRGDKGLDPSEPQVPLRGGLQPSAVPAQSLHDGDLVGSLRVIATPGHTPGHLSLLDTRDGTLIAGDAYHTVGGVTVVSERRLFFPFPALATWHAGTAVASARRLTELDPARLAPGHGRVVENPGAAMRRALERAEGTRR, from the coding sequence ATGAGGCACACCCGGCACGGCCCGCATCTGCATCAGCTCACCCGCCTCGGCCTGGTCAACGTCTATCTGGTAACGGAGGACGACGGGCTGACGCTCGTGGACGCCGCCATCCCCGGCTGCGCTTCCGCCATCCTGAAGGAGGCCCAGGCGCTCGGCCAACCCATCCGCCGCGTCGTTCTGACCCACGCGCATGTGGACCACATCGGGAGTCTGGACGCGCTGCACGCCGCCCTGCCCGACGTGCCCGTGCTGCTCCTCACGCGGGAGGTGCGGGTGTTGCGCGGTGACAAGGGCCTCGACCCCTCGGAGCCGCAGGTGCCCCTGCGCGGCGGTCTCCAACCCAGCGCCGTACCCGCGCAATCCCTCCACGACGGCGACCTCGTGGGGAGCCTGCGGGTGATTGCCACGCCCGGCCACACCCCCGGCCACCTCTCCCTCCTCGACACGCGCGACGGGACGCTGATCGCCGGGGACGCCTACCACACCGTCGGCGGCGTGACCGTGGTGAGCGAGCGCCGCCTGTTCTTCCCCTTCCCGGCGCTCGCCACGTGGCACGCGGGGACCGCCGTCGCCAGCGCCCGCCGTCTCACCGAGTTGGACCCGGCCCGCCTCGCGCCCGGACATGGGCGGGTCGTGGAGAATCCGGGGGCCGCCATGCGCCGCGCGCTCGAACGGGCGGAGGGCACCCGGCGCTAA